The sequence GGTGTCGTCTTGTAAGTCCAGGCCCTCAACACAACCCGGTAGGCGCCGAATCCGCTCGGTGGCAATATGACGGTCATCGGTCGCACGATCAATCCTGTGTCTCTGCCGGCGGTAAAGATGTCAACGGTCTTGGGCTGTTCCAGGGCAACTAGCTTTCCAATTGCAAAGAGACTGATCGTCTGCGGGTCGTGGTCAGGCGATTCGAGCGTTATGTTGACACTGAACGGCTTGCCGCTATAGTAGTGCGAAGTCATAGAACTTGGGCCTTCCAAGGGAACGGCTTGCACCGACACAATACCCACATGGCTGGATATATTGCTACGATCGACGCGCGCCTGATCGAGCCAGAAGTTCCCTATAGCGGTCTTGTAAGGAAACGCTTGGGCGGTCGCCTTGACGCCGAACTTCAGGCTATTGCTGGGCGGCTGAAAGGCGAACGTTATGTTGGTAACCCCGGCGTAATCCGCCGTAATTGCGCTAGGAGCATCGATCAGATAGGTCTCGGGCGCCACATACGCGGCTACGGCTTCAACGGCGTACTCCAGCTTTATGGGCACCGTCTCGCCCAGGCCGAGAGGCCGATTTAGATGAATGGTGAGCGTTACCGTCATGGTATCGGCGTCTACGCTGGCAGAGACATGTGTAACAAAAGTGGGCGGCGCTGCGAACTCGTCAAAGTGGCTCATCCCTAATCTCCCTTGCTCCTGAGTTGATTATTCAACATAGAGAGACTAATTCCTTCGCCGCTTTGCTACATTTTCGGCACGGCGAGCATTAAGAGGATAACAAGCGAAAACGGTACATCAAACGGAAACTCCTCCCGAATCAGGGGCCGGCGATCTTTGGATCGCCGGCCCCTGATTCACTTTGTGGGCTCAGTCCGCTTAGTTCGCGCCATGCCGCGCAAGAACTCGCCAAACAGGCCCAATCGCTGAGCGCAGGTACAATGCGTTTGGCATGCGAGCATTGATTACGGGCGGGGCGGGATTCTTGGGGCTGCACGCGGCCAACGGCTTTCACCAACGGGGCGCCGAGGTCGAACTGTTAGACATTGCAGAGATCGACCCGAGCGAGTACCCCGAAGGCATTGTGCTGCACAAAGTGGACGTGCGCGACTCCGAAGCCATGGGCAAAGTTGTTGCCCATGGCCGATACGACGCCATCGTCCACGGCGCGGCCGCGCTGCCCTTGTGGAAGAAAGAGGATATTTTCACCACCAATGTGGACGGCACGCGGCGAGTATTGGAAGCGGCCGTTAAACACGCCGTCCCGCGGGTCGTCTTCATCGGCTCGACCGCAGTCTATGGCGTGCCCGAAAAGCACCCGATCTACGAGGACGACCCCTTGCAAGGCGTTGGCCCCTATGGCGAGAGCAAGATTCTGGCCGAGCGCGTTTGCTTGGAGTTTAGAGAGCAGGGCCGCTGCGTGCCCATCATTCGACCCAAAACCTTCATCGGTCCGGCGCGATTGGGCATCTTTCAGGTGCTGTACGATTGGGCGAACGACGGCAAACGCATACCCATGATCGGCAAAGGAGACAACCGCTATCAACTTTTGGACGTGGCCGACCTGGTCGAGGCCATCTGGCTGGCGACGACTGCCGAATTGGAAGCGGCGAACGATACCTTCAACGTAGGCGCCGAGCGGTTTGGCACGGTGCGAGAAGACCTGCAGGCGCTGTGCGACTTTGCACAGTCCGGCGCTCGTCCCGCGGGCTTCCCGGCCGGTCCGGTCAAGGCGATCCTGCGAATGGCAGAGATACTGAAGCTTTCGCCGCTCTACAAGTGGATCTATGCGACCGCCGACCGCGATTCGTTCGTGTCGGTCGAGAAAATCAAGGAGCGGTTGGGCTGGTCGGCTCGATACAGCAACGCCGAGGCGCTGATCCGGTCGTACCAGTGGTTCTTGGAGCACAAGTCAGAGTTACAAGGTGCGTCGGGAATAACCCATCGCACGGCCTGGAACCAAGGCATCCTCAAACTCTTCAAGCGCTTTATGTAGCAAGAACGTCGGGACTGCTCCGTCCTTGGAATGCGCCGGCGAGCCGAAGCGCTCCGGGAGTGATTCGTGCTCGATTTTGTGCTACATTTTCGCAGATTCCCGTTCGTTCGTTGCGCGTGTGGGAGTCCGATCGTCCGGAACGCCCGGCTTTTGCCTGGCCGACGTTTCCTAAGCCTCCGCATCCGGCTGTATCAATGTGGAGGCGGTCGCCGAGATGTTGCAGGAGGCCGCCAAAGCTCCGCCCGAGTTCCCAGATTAGAAGCCCTTAGGGAGTTCTTTTTGTCCTGGGACTTTGGCCGGCTCGATTGCCGAACGGGATTTTTTCGAAATGTAGCACAACTTTGAGTGCGAATTTTCCTAACCCTCCACACCCGCCGTTCGGTGCGGAGGGTCTAGGACCTCGGCTCGCGATCTCTGGACCTCGTCCGTCTTCAGTCCCCTCCCCAAACGCGGAGCGTTTGGGGAGGGGATATAGGGGAGGGACGCCTTTCGTTCTATCGGGATCCCTCAACAACCGTTCGAACCAGACTGGGCGAGCCGAGGCTAGCCCAGTTGACTTTTCAAGACGGTATCTCCACACCCGCAGGTGTGGAGGGTTCTGCTTGGGGCGAAACGGCGTATAATAGGTTGGCCGTGTTATCGTAGCGAGAGTTGGGGCGTGCGGCGGGTTGGGCCGGGCGGAAGGTTCCGGGGGGGCCGGCGGGACGCCGGCGGTACTTTGACGGCGAGGCGGAAGGTTCCAGGGGCCGGCGGGACGCCGGCGGTACTTTGACGGCGAGGCGGAAGGTTCCGGGGGGCCGGCGGGACGCCGGCGGTACTTTGACGGCGAGGCGGAAGGTTCCGGGGGGCCGGCGGGGGGCCGGCGGGACTTTGACGGCGAGGCGGAAGGTTCCAGTTCAGAGGCGACAGAATCGTTGGACAGGAGGATGCAGATGTTGAACAAAGCGTTTCTGAATGATCGCTGTTCGCAGTATATCCACCCCCCCGGCTTTGGGCTGAGCGCCGGGGATCGACCGGGTAGCGCCTTAAACAAAAAGGCCGGATTTGCATCGACCTCTATCAAGATGCTCTCGACCCTCGCTTTGATCTTCGCATTTGTCGCCCAGCCGCCGTCCGCCCCCGCCCAGCCGACCGAACTGACCGAAGGCAAGTGGAAGTTTATCGAAGTACCGGACAGTCCGTACCAGAGCGCCCGACCGGTGCGATGGCGGGAGCATCCGTTGGGCCTCGTGGAACCGATGACCCACGATGTCTTCAAGAACCCCAAGGACTACGCTTGCTTTCACAACAACAGCAGCGCGTATCCTGAGATCAGGGATACCTTTGGGGTTCACGCCGCATTGTTGCCATTGCGCATGAAGTTGACGGACGAGAGCCAGTTCGAGGAGCGCGGCACGGTATTCTTGATGGGACGCGGATATCAAATTGCCTCGGGCAGTCCGCCCTTGAACCGCGTGTCGTTCAATAGCTTCTTGCTTTGGCGGCATCCGTGGCAGGGCAGCGGTCAAACGCGAAACGCCTTTGGCTTTGCGGGCTATACGCGAGACGCCGTTACAAACGAGTCGCAGGAATCCAGCTTGTACATATCCTCGTCGAACCTCTTTTGCTCCGGCCATGTCCTGCTCGGCGATGGCCGTCTGATGGTCGTAGGCGGCACCTACATCGAGCCGGGCTCCGGCTCTCAACCGGCTCACGGCTTGCGATCCCTGTTCGCGTTCTGTTTGGAGGATTGGCGGCACAAGGCCGATCAAGAAACCAGCGCCCAGGGCGGATGGGAAGGCACGCCCTACGATCCGCAACTGCCGCCTTACTACCCCACGATGCCAGAAATGAACGAAAAGCGCTGGTATTCAACGCCGCTCTTGCTGCAGAATGGCAAGGTTCTCATAGTTGGCGGCATCGACAAGACGAGCGGATCGACCCAGTGCAACGAGCAGAGCGATCCGACGACCAAGCGGTACACGACGACCTATCAGCTCTACAACCCGGTCAGCAATCAGATCGAGCTCACCAAGCCGTTCAACACGGCTTCCTGCACCGGGCAGAACAGCGAGGCGTTCCAGTTGTTCGACGACCACCGAAGAGTCCTTGGCGACGAATATCCTCGACTGCATCTGGCGTCGTATATGAAAGATACGGCGATAGCGAGCAAAACGGTTTACGCCGGACCGTTTCGTCCGTCGTTTCTGCTAAACACCGACGACTGCGACCCGAACGACTGGCTGTGGAAGGCGAAAGATCATACTGCAGAGCCCAATCGATTTGGCGGCGCGTCCGTGCTCATGCCGCGGATCGGTCCGGGGACGCTCAACCCTTCTTCGGCCTCGTTGCAGGTTCTGAGCCAGGTTATGCGCGTCGGGGGCACGGATCACGACGAAAACGAACGCGACCCGTGGACCGGCGGCGACTTTGCTTCTCTGTTCACCTATAGCCATAGCGCCTCGAGCCAGGAGCACCAAGTCGCCATCTCGCGCCAGATGATGGCGAGCTACGAGCGCACAGGCGGCAAGCACGCGAGCGCGGTGTTGTTGCCGAACGGCGCCGTCTTCGTCGCCGGCGGCACGCTCAAGCCGAACGAAGGCGACTGCTGGGACGGGGGGCAGCCTCTGCCCGTTCGTCTCTATGCCGACTGGTTAAACCCGGGCGCGAGCGACAGCGATTGGACGACGGTGCCCTGGGCAGCGCTGGACGATCTGCCGGACAGTGACATCGATGCGGCTTATCAAAACGAGAATCCCAATGTCGGCAAGGGAACGCCGGACGGCGCACGCATGTACCATTCGGCCATGATTCCTTTGCCCGATGGAACCGTTTTGGCAACGGGCACCGACATGGACGGGCTGTATGACCAAGGGATCCCTGGCTATCCCCACCGGTCGGTGCGGAATCTCTATCCGACTATCTATGTTCCTCCGTACCTGTACAAGCAGGACGGCAATCAGGCGGTGCGGATAAACGATGCGACGGACCGACCGAAGATTACGGACACGGCGATGCCGAACAACGAGACCGCCTACTACGGCCAAGCGATCGAGGTCGGCCGTTTTGTTCCTTCGGGCCGCGCGCTTCGGTCGGTGCACCTCTTGCGTCCCAGCACGGCGACCCATTCGGTCAACTTCGATCAGCGGTTGGTGCGATGCTATTTTGAAGACGACGACGAGGAAGACAAGGTCGAGATCACCATGCCTTGGGACCCGCAGATCGCGCCGCCCGGATGGTATATGGTTTTCCTGGTCGATAGCCAAGGCGTCCCTTCGATCGCTAAGTGGGTTCAATTGATTCCGGACCCCCTGTTGGAAGAGCCGTGCGAAGCGCAGTCCGAAATGGAATTCTATCTGGAAGGCTCGGAGGGCGAAGGGGAGGAGACCAACGAAGAGCTGATCGATCTGCCTATAGCGCGCGAGATCTACATGGCGCCCATAAGGGTCGAGATTCGAGGCTGCGACGACGGACGGCTCTGCGGCGTCTATCGGCTCTCGGTGGACGGTTTGGAGCCGGGCGGTTTCGTCCGTTCTCGGCTTCATGCCGGACTTGCGCCGGGAATGTACGACTTCTACGTTAGGCCTCAAGAGGGCTATTTGGGCAAGCGGTTTGCGGCCGAGGTTGCCCGCGGCGGCATCGTTCGGGCATCGTTGCTGTCGGGCGATGTGAACGGGGACAATCGGGTGGACGCGGACGACGTCGCCGCTATGACCGCTCAGACCGGACAGCGATCCGACCGGCGCGCCGGGCAACGGCTCTCGGGCGATCTGAACAAGGACGGCCAGGCGAACGAAGCGGACATGGAGATTCTGCTTCGCAACCTGGGCCGCCAAGGAGACTGATGATGAAACGAATGATCGTCCTATCTGGGCTGTTCGCTCTGTCGACAGCGTCCTTTGCACAAAGCTCGTTCGAACAGGTCTATCGAGTTCAGACAGGCGCTCATGTGGCCGTTAAGTACATCACGGTCGGACCCGGCGCCAGCCTCTTTGCCTCCGCGCCGATCAACGCTGGGTTCGGCCTGATCAAGTACGACGCTCTCGGACGAGAAGTATGGCGTTCCAACGCGCCCCGCCCAGACGTAGTAAACGCCCTTTACGACAACAGTCCGAACAAGCCGACTTTGCTGTCAGACGGCTCCATCGTCCTACCTGGCTTCTGGATGGGGGCAATCCACGACGGCAGAGTGATCCCAATAGACGCGACTCGCATTGCGCTCTTTCGTTCCAATGGCCAACTCGCCTGGTTTCGGGATCAGATTCCGGGGTCGTTCACAGGAGGCGCGCATGAACTCGAAGACAAGAGGGTGGTGCTGGTATTTGGGCCTTGGAGGGGCATGAATCAGCATCGCGGAGACCTAACATCCTGCGTAGCCATTTATGACTTGGAAGGCAATTTGCTGCGGCGCAACTGTCCTCGGTTGAGCCTCTGGATCGAGGGTATCTATTTTGGCGGGATAACGGACTATGGCCGCATAGTGGCCAGCGGCGAGGCCAGGCTCCCATCTGGACAATTTGAAGCTATACGGACGGGGTTTACAACCGAAGGCGACTTCCTTTGGGAGAATGCGGTCGGCTGGAGCGGCTCCAATATTTTTGCTACCGGATCGGTGTTCAAGAACTTATCTGATTCGTTGCACGGTTTTTCGACGCCGGTGCAGTCCGGCAGCGCCCGGTATGCCGAT is a genomic window of Armatimonadota bacterium containing:
- a CDS encoding NAD(P)-dependent oxidoreductase, translated to MRALITGGAGFLGLHAANGFHQRGAEVELLDIAEIDPSEYPEGIVLHKVDVRDSEAMGKVVAHGRYDAIVHGAAALPLWKKEDIFTTNVDGTRRVLEAAVKHAVPRVVFIGSTAVYGVPEKHPIYEDDPLQGVGPYGESKILAERVCLEFREQGRCVPIIRPKTFIGPARLGIFQVLYDWANDGKRIPMIGKGDNRYQLLDVADLVEAIWLATTAELEAANDTFNVGAERFGTVREDLQALCDFAQSGARPAGFPAGPVKAILRMAEILKLSPLYKWIYATADRDSFVSVEKIKERLGWSARYSNAEALIRSYQWFLEHKSELQGASGITHRTAWNQGILKLFKRFM
- a CDS encoding DUF1929 domain-containing protein, with amino-acid sequence MLNKAFLNDRCSQYIHPPGFGLSAGDRPGSALNKKAGFASTSIKMLSTLALIFAFVAQPPSAPAQPTELTEGKWKFIEVPDSPYQSARPVRWREHPLGLVEPMTHDVFKNPKDYACFHNNSSAYPEIRDTFGVHAALLPLRMKLTDESQFEERGTVFLMGRGYQIASGSPPLNRVSFNSFLLWRHPWQGSGQTRNAFGFAGYTRDAVTNESQESSLYISSSNLFCSGHVLLGDGRLMVVGGTYIEPGSGSQPAHGLRSLFAFCLEDWRHKADQETSAQGGWEGTPYDPQLPPYYPTMPEMNEKRWYSTPLLLQNGKVLIVGGIDKTSGSTQCNEQSDPTTKRYTTTYQLYNPVSNQIELTKPFNTASCTGQNSEAFQLFDDHRRVLGDEYPRLHLASYMKDTAIASKTVYAGPFRPSFLLNTDDCDPNDWLWKAKDHTAEPNRFGGASVLMPRIGPGTLNPSSASLQVLSQVMRVGGTDHDENERDPWTGGDFASLFTYSHSASSQEHQVAISRQMMASYERTGGKHASAVLLPNGAVFVAGGTLKPNEGDCWDGGQPLPVRLYADWLNPGASDSDWTTVPWAALDDLPDSDIDAAYQNENPNVGKGTPDGARMYHSAMIPLPDGTVLATGTDMDGLYDQGIPGYPHRSVRNLYPTIYVPPYLYKQDGNQAVRINDATDRPKITDTAMPNNETAYYGQAIEVGRFVPSGRALRSVHLLRPSTATHSVNFDQRLVRCYFEDDDEEDKVEITMPWDPQIAPPGWYMVFLVDSQGVPSIAKWVQLIPDPLLEEPCEAQSEMEFYLEGSEGEGEETNEELIDLPIAREIYMAPIRVEIRGCDDGRLCGVYRLSVDGLEPGGFVRSRLHAGLAPGMYDFYVRPQEGYLGKRFAAEVARGGIVRASLLSGDVNGDNRVDADDVAAMTAQTGQRSDRRAGQRLSGDLNKDGQANEADMEILLRNLGRQGD